The following DNA comes from Pirellulales bacterium.
CGCGTTGGCCGTAGAGGATACGCAATATTATTCGGCGATGGTGCAGGCCGAGCGGTTGGCCGCCGTCGGTCAGACGATCGCCACGCTCGCGCACGACATCAAGAACATTTTGCAAGGCATTCGCGCCGGCAGCTTCCTGATCAAGGACGGCCTCTCGCGCCACAACGAAACGATGGTCGGCAAGGGTTGGGAGTTCGTCGAACGCAACCAGGAAAAGATCTCGAACCTGGTGATGGACATGCTCACGTTCAGCAAGGAACGCGAGCCGGAGCTGGTGCCGGCCGATTTGAACCAGGTGGTAGGCGAGGTCGTGGAACTGATGCGGGCCCGCGCGCAGGACAAGCACGTCGAACTGGTGTGGCGGCCGGCCGCGGATTTTCCCACGTTGACGTTCGACCCGGACGGCGTGCATCGCGCGGTGCTGAATGTCACCTCGAACGCCATCGACGCCTGCGCCGCAGCGGCCGATGCCGACGACGAATCGACCGACGAAGCGGCTGAGGAGCCGGCCCCGCAACGTCAGCCCCGCGTGGTCGTTTCCACGTCGTACGATGCCGCCGAAAACCTCGCGCGGATCGCCGTCGAAGACAACGGCGTAGGCATTCCACCCGAGGAATTGCAAAACATCTTCTCGCTATTCGTGTCGCACAAGGGAAGCCGCGGCACGGGCCTGGGGCTACCGGTGAGCGAGAAGATCATGAAAGAACACGGCGGCCGCATCATGGTCGATAGCCAGGTGGGCCACGGCAGCCGCTTCACGCTGGAACTGCCCGCCGTCCTACCCGACGCCGTAAGGCCAACCACGGCGCTCGAGTTTCCCCCGCGCGATTAAGGCCCTCGGCAGACTAGCAACGTCTGAATGCCGATTGCTGGCGCCTTACCCCCGCCAGCCGCCGGGGCGGCCCACGTAGGGGTTGTCTTCTTTTTCATCTCCTACGGTCGTGGCCGGGCCATGGCCGGGAAAGACGATCGTGTCGTCGGGCAACGTGAACAAGTGCTGGTGAATGCCCGCGGCCAGCGCCTCGAAACTTCCATCGGGAAAATCGGTGCGGCCAATGCTGCCGGCGAACAGCACGTCGCCGCCAAAAACATACTGCGGAGTGGCATCGCGGGCGATGAAGACCATGTGCCCGGAAGAGTGCCCCGGAATCGTGCGTGCTTCCAGCACGAAGCCGGCCGCACGAAAGACCTCGCCTTCTTCCAGCGTGACGTCGGCGGGCGGACTGGTGAGCGGCGCGCCGAAGTGTTCCGAGAGGTTCAACCTGGCGCTCGTCAGCTTGGGAGCCTCTTCGCGGCCGATCACGATGGGGCAGTCGGGCCAGCGTTCTTTCATCGCCACGTTCCCCACGATGTGATCCGCATGGCCATGCGTGATCAAAAAGGCTGCTGGCACAAGTTGGTTTTCTGCGAGGTACTCGAATATTTTTTCTGGCTCGAACCCGGGATCGATCACCAAACAGTCGTCGCGTCCTTCAAAATGCGCGATGTACGAGTTTTCGGCGAATGGGGCAGATACTATTGTGGCGATAGCAGGTTGCAATTGTGGCACTCGATCTTCCCTCGAAAGCGGCTGGGATCGTATAGTTCGCCCAGAGATCAGAGGCACCGCCCGAAATGGGTCGGTGCCGGTCGACGGCGCACGGTGGCGTCGACGACTTGCGGCATTGTAAATTCCGCCACAGCGATTGGCGATAAGTACCCATGACAGCAGATGGTCCGGGTAGCGCGCTTTGGCAGTAAATCTTAGCAGGAATCTGTTGGGCGCCAGCCTTTTAGGTAAAGCCCCGGCCGCAGTCGACAGGCAATAGATCGCGGAGCGGCATGGCAGTTGCTTCCGGTGGTCTGAACTTGCGGCCAGTACGGGGCACGAATCGCGCGAACGAAACCAAACATCAGGCGCGGCGCCGCAAAGATCGCCACCGCGACCGAAAGGAGTCGGTTTGATGGCATTCAGGACACATCGTTGGACGTGTTGGGCCGCAGGCTTTCTCACAGCACTGGGTGCCCGCTCGGCCAACGCTCAGGTCTACAGCCAGGCGCCTGCCCCCGCAGGGCAATACGCCGCTCCTCAATACAACAACGGCGCCCCGCAGTACCCCGCGGCGCAGTATCCCGCCGCGCAATACCAACGGCAGCCGGTCGTGCGCCAGCAGTCGCCGCAGCAGCCGGCCTACCCGCAGAGTCAGGGCCAGCCTGCAGCTTATCCGCAGTACCAGGCACAGCCGGCGACCCCTGGGTATCAGGATCCTACGGCCGGAAATCCGCAGTATCAGAATCCGAATCAACCCGGCGCCTACGGCTCTCAGCCGGCCCGCCAGCAGTTGCCCCCCAATCGCGCCGCCGCGACGACGCCTTATGCGGGCGCAGCCCAAGGCCAGATGCAGGCTCCCGGCGCCGCGACATATCCGGGTGCTAGCAATCAACAGCCGCGCGGAGGTGTGCGTCCGGTGCAATTCGAGCAGCCGCTCGACGCACAACAATCCGCGGTTCCGCCGCAACAAGCGGCCCCGAGCGACCCGCCTGGCTTCCGCGCCACGGAAGTATCGACCGCGGCGATTCCGGGCAATGTGCCCGCCAACGTCGCAGGCGCTGAAGGGCAGGCGGCCCCAGAGCATCCGTTGCTGCCGGCCCTGCGGTGGGCCAAGCAGGGCTTAGAAGAATTCAGCAAGGTGCAGGATTACTCCTGCACGCTGGTCAAGCGCGAGCGCATCGACGGCACCCTGGGCGAACACGAATACATCTTCGTCAAGGTGCGGCACCAGCCATTTAGCGTCTACACGTACTTCCTTGGCCCGGCACGCGTCAAAGGGCAAGAAGCCATCTTTGTCGACGGTCAGAACGGCAACAGCCTGTTGGCCCACGGCAACGGCATCAAGCATCGCCTGATTGGCACCGTGTCGCTCAAGCCGACCAGCACCCTGGCCATGAGTGGCAATCGTTACCCGATCACCGAGATGGGCATGCGTCGGCTGTTGGAGCGCTTGCTCGAGATCGGCGGCAATGACGTGAAGTACGGCGAGTGCAGCGTGAAGTTCATCCAGGGCGCCAAGGTGCAGAATCGCACCTGCACCTGCATCCAAGTCGAACACCCGGTGCCCCGACGCAACTTCCTATTCCACCTGGCACGCATCTATGTCGACGACCAGATGCAGTTGCCGATCCGCTACGAAGCGTACGATTGGCCGGCCCCAGGCACGAACCAGCCGCAACTGAACGAGGAATACACTTTCCTCAACGTGAAGGTCAACAACGGCTTCACCGACGCCGACTTCAGCACCGAGAACCCCAGCTACGGGTTCAAATAGTCGGCCTGCCGGCCGCTGTTAACAAGTGGCCAGCCAATTATCAGATCAATCACGAACGGGCTGACGGAAACGTCAGTCCGTTTTCGTTTTGCGCCTCGTGCGACACTCGCCACTGAAATGCGGCGATCGCTCACGGATCTTGGCCGCTATGCATAACGAATAGCAAGACGCTCGGGATTATCCGCAGAGAACGTAGATTACGCCGACAAGAAAGAACAAGACACTCTTCATCGCAGCTTCCTCGCGTTCTCGGTGGCCCTCTGTGGTCTCTGTGGCAGGAATTCTCGTCTGCATCGGACGAAAACGAGTTGCCACCGACGGCACCGAGTTCACAGAGAAGTGATGGGGACGAGTTCTATTCGGCCGGATGAGACGGCGCTTGCGATGGCAGGCGTGTCGTGCAAGCATGCGCGAAGAACGTTCGGCAGTGGTGTGCCGACTTCACTTCGCTAGCCGCATCCACTGCTGATCGCGTTTCCGTTTGACACTAATGGCTCGGTGGCGGCCGATCTTTTTGCCACGCCACGCTCGATGCATGCTAACGCGGGAAGGGCGTGCCGGGTCGCGTGGTTAGGGCATCCGGTTCGCTGGTCACAGCGTCGGGCAACATCAGCTTCGTGCCGGGGGCGATGTAGTTGTAGTCGGTTCCCAGCTGGCCGCGATTCAGATCGTAGATCTCGGCCCAACGCGAGGCCTTGCCCAGCTCGTAGCGGGCAATGTCGAACAGTGTGTCCCCCTCCTCGACAACGTACACGCGCCCGCCACGCAGGTTGCCGTGGGCGCTGGCCGGCATCATCCGGCCGGTGCCTGCGCCGCGTTGCTTCGGGCACAGGTCGGGGTACTTCTGTTGCAGCGTCTCGACGGGCGGCACCAGAATCTTTTCACCGATTTCCAGCCCATCGGCCTGATTGCCCGGCTTGCGGTTGTGTCGCTGCACGGCCTTGAAGTAGCCGCCGGTGCCGTAGACCTTCTGCGAGATCGTCCAAAAGCTGTCGTTCGGTTCCACCGTGTACGTGCCATCGGCCGTAGGCGTATGCGTGGGCTGATGGTGGTGGCTCATGATGTCATCGCGCGGCGCGGCAAATTCCGAGGCTGGCGCATCGAGATCGTTCATCGCGCCGCTCGGCGGCGGAGTTCTTCCGTGCTGCGGCGTGCGCTGTTCTTGCAACTCGCGCTCTAGCTCGCTTTCGTGCGGTGCGGGGGCGGCACCGGCTGCGTTCCAATCGTGATCGGGAACCGCGTGCAACGGGGTATGCTCGGCCGAAGGAGCCGCGCGCGGTCCGTCCTCGCCCGGCAGTGGTGGGGGCGCGGTTCGGCCTCCGGCGGCGTAACGATCGCGAACCTGACCGCGGCCGTAGGGAGAATTGCGCGGCTCGGCCAGCGTCGGTTCCTTGGCGCCGGCCGGTTGTACAATGCTGGGGCCCGCGTCGGGATGTGGTTGCAACTCGACTCCGGCTTCGGACTCGGCGATGAGCGGTCCGCCGTTCTGCGGCGGTTCAGCAGGCAGTTCGCTAGCTGAAAACGGTTCGGCAGGCACTGCGTCGAACGGGGTGGCTTCGGTGGCGGCCGTCGTTTCGATCGGCTGGTCCGCGTGGTCGCCCCCCGCCGGCATGGCGGCAAACGGCGGCGCTTCGTCAGCTGGCAGCTGCGCGGCGGCGTCTTGTTCCGGCGTTTGCGCTTGATGGTCGAAAGGATTGACCGGTTGTTCGGCGCCGGCCGCCTCGTGAGATTCTTCGGCTGCGCCGCCAGTAGGCGGTGCTTCGGCCGGCATGGCCGGCTCTTGCTGCTCAGCGTAACGATTGTCATTCCACAGCGGCGTCCGGGCGGTGGCGTCTGGTTGCGCGGCCAGGTGAATCGGCTGCGCGGCGGGTTCACCCGCCGGGCCCGCACTGGCCGCGTCGGCCTGCGGTTCTTCGGCAGGCGCCGCACTGTCGGCCTGGGCCACTTCCGCGCCGCCCCAGGGGAAACCAGGAGAACCGAGCTTCACGTACAAGGCCGTCGCCAGCAGTGCCAGCAACAAGCCCAAGAGCGACAGGCCGAAGCGAACTTCCTTGGCCAGTTCAGCGGCGGCAGCCGGGTCCGGCGCTTCGATTTCATCCGAGCCCAGACCATCGTGGTCTTTCAGATCTTCTGTCATGTGCCTTGTTCTCCATAACTTGGCAGGATTCGGCTTCTGCAGCCGGGCTGTTCGGCCGTCTGCTAGCGTCGCACCGCAATGCGCAGTTTGGCGCTGCGCGAACGAGGGTTATGTGCTGTCTCTTGTTCGCTTGCTCGCAAAGGCTTTTTGGTGCGCGACTCGTAACGTGGATCATCGCGAAACGATTCTTTCACCCGCCGATCCTCCAGCGAGTGAAAGCTAATCACCGCCAGCCGGCCCCCCTGCACCAGGCAATCGG
Coding sequences within:
- a CDS encoding DUF1571 domain-containing protein; translation: MAFRTHRWTCWAAGFLTALGARSANAQVYSQAPAPAGQYAAPQYNNGAPQYPAAQYPAAQYQRQPVVRQQSPQQPAYPQSQGQPAAYPQYQAQPATPGYQDPTAGNPQYQNPNQPGAYGSQPARQQLPPNRAAATTPYAGAAQGQMQAPGAATYPGASNQQPRGGVRPVQFEQPLDAQQSAVPPQQAAPSDPPGFRATEVSTAAIPGNVPANVAGAEGQAAPEHPLLPALRWAKQGLEEFSKVQDYSCTLVKRERIDGTLGEHEYIFVKVRHQPFSVYTYFLGPARVKGQEAIFVDGQNGNSLLAHGNGIKHRLIGTVSLKPTSTLAMSGNRYPITEMGMRRLLERLLEIGGNDVKYGECSVKFIQGAKVQNRTCTCIQVEHPVPRRNFLFHLARIYVDDQMQLPIRYEAYDWPAPGTNQPQLNEEYTFLNVKVNNGFTDADFSTENPSYGFK
- a CDS encoding MBL fold metallo-hydrolase translates to MPQLQPAIATIVSAPFAENSYIAHFEGRDDCLVIDPGFEPEKIFEYLAENQLVPAAFLITHGHADHIVGNVAMKERWPDCPIVIGREEAPKLTSARLNLSEHFGAPLTSPPADVTLEEGEVFRAAGFVLEARTIPGHSSGHMVFIARDATPQYVFGGDVLFAGSIGRTDFPDGSFEALAAGIHQHLFTLPDDTIVFPGHGPATTVGDEKEDNPYVGRPGGWRG
- a CDS encoding LysM peptidoglycan-binding domain-containing protein is translated as MTEDLKDHDGLGSDEIEAPDPAAAAELAKEVRFGLSLLGLLLALLATALYVKLGSPGFPWGGAEVAQADSAAPAEEPQADAASAGPAGEPAAQPIHLAAQPDATARTPLWNDNRYAEQQEPAMPAEAPPTGGAAEESHEAAGAEQPVNPFDHQAQTPEQDAAAQLPADEAPPFAAMPAGGDHADQPIETTAATEATPFDAVPAEPFSASELPAEPPQNGGPLIAESEAGVELQPHPDAGPSIVQPAGAKEPTLAEPRNSPYGRGQVRDRYAAGGRTAPPPLPGEDGPRAAPSAEHTPLHAVPDHDWNAAGAAPAPHESELERELQEQRTPQHGRTPPPSGAMNDLDAPASEFAAPRDDIMSHHHQPTHTPTADGTYTVEPNDSFWTISQKVYGTGGYFKAVQRHNRKPGNQADGLEIGEKILVPPVETLQQKYPDLCPKQRGAGTGRMMPASAHGNLRGGRVYVVEEGDTLFDIARYELGKASRWAEIYDLNRGQLGTDYNYIAPGTKLMLPDAVTSEPDALTTRPGTPFPR